In one Yarrowia lipolytica chromosome 1A, complete sequence genomic region, the following are encoded:
- a CDS encoding uncharacterized protein (Compare to YALI0A03399g, no similarity) encodes MDASQIFAALRKGNFVMTPLANNQMRYEDLDFFSEGERHVFVKKSDYSPIPNETATRTHFEDLERADAMWIERTGWSRSADALAGQADMWKEDNIPPSLLTAHDTLMDEVIQMGESPATVSLWQNDLWRVRAQAENFTEEPVFVPVFKEKYLATFRKLFCVLVSRPKIFQFTANQRAAYDIMKKDPKTWTVLGFWHSVVCYSYSGCANAAYQPLEAGLAALNWDETNGMFRPLKQAMQIIAHIMLMIKLMLVYFSICASQLMLSVNHGGRNLTMGRFFERECQPFIRTKRSSGGHTPAGKILRLWAYGRAISETSTGNVQLSEDGNISIGAAATSESHIKSGIMRLVDDLESQAVALVGRNVSALDPRMFLDYMEVECTGTRVGESPADKKRLWDWAGGDPIVMMDRFWSKRIYNGGRLSRVQCERDFFVEVVRFKELLLVALQLTGGSPARCSEILTLRLMNSTWEKRNVEFGLGGGALAYRYKKQGAGVLKTVHRFLPQKVARSLLVYIAVIHPFIMCMNQLLYNRSRPVGERALLQSRYLFQSQYRQRVLDELDDDDDDPPETSDTHEQECDAVIFDDMWTLDRVRTVLNVTMTKYFGTKAGVMNVSSWRNCQALITQKRIVCQPDNDGIDFHVGADFHALQFGHGAETERRHDGIAPLDPEDRRICFQHASLAWHNYIGLDAAVRLS; translated from the coding sequence ATGGATGCTTCTCAGATATTCGCCGCATTGAGGAAGGGAAATTTTGTGATGACCCCCCTCGCAAATAATCAGATGCGTTACGAGGATCTGGACTTTTTTTCTGAAGGCGAGCGTCATGTGTTTGTGAAAAAGTCCGACTATTCTCCCATTCCAAATGAGACTGCAACTAGGACGCATTTCGAGGATCTCGAACGTGCCGACGCAATGTGGATAGAACGTACCGGGTGGTCACGCTCTGCCGATGCTCTCGCCGGACAGGCTGACATGTGGAAGGAAGACAATATACCTCCATCGCTTCTGACAGCACATGACACATTGATGGATGAGGTGATACAAATGGGTGAATCACCTGCTACTGTTAGTCTTTGGCAGAATGATCTTTGGCGCGTGCGAGCCCAGGCTGAGAACTTCACGGAGGAGCCCGTCTTTGTGCCTGTCTTCAAGGAAAAGTATCTCGCCACTTTTCGCAAGCTGTTTTGCGTTCTAGTGTCGCGGCCAAAGATCTTCCAGTTTACCGCCAATCAGCGTGCAGCATACGATATCATGAAGAAGGATCCCAAGACTTGGACAGTGTTAGGGTTTTGGCACAGTGTCGTCTGCTATTCCTATAGCGGTTGTGCTAACGCCGCATACCAGCCGTTGGAGGCAGGTCTTGCTGCTCTGAACTGGGATGAGACGAACGGTATGTTCAGGCCGCTAAAGCAAGCGATGCAGATCATTGCGCATATCATGCTGATGATTAAACTGATGCTTGTGTACTTTAGCATCTGTGCATCCCAATTGATGCTCAGCGTGAACCATGGAGGGAGGAATCTGACAATGGGACGATTTTTTGAGCGCGAGTGTCAACCGTTCATTCGAACCAAGCGCAGCTCGGGGGGCCATACACCGGCCGGAAAGATTTTGAGGCTGTGGGCATACGGCAGAGCCATCTCCGAGACGTCGACGGGCAACGTGCAGTTGTCAGAGGACGGGAATATTTCGATTGGAGCTGCGGCCACTAGTGAGTCGCACATCAAGTCTGGTATCATGCGTCTAGTTGACGACCTAGAGTCGCAGGCTGTTGCACTGGTGGGCAGGAATGTTTCAGCTCTGGACCCTCGCATGTTTCTCGACTATATGGAAGTTGAATGCACCGGAACAAGGGTGGGCGAATCGCCTGCTGACAAGAAAAGGCTGTGGGATTGGGCAGGAGGAGACCCCATCGTTATGATGGACCGATTTTGGTCGAAGCGAATCTACAACGGAGGGCGTCTCAGCAGAGTTCAATGCGAAAGAGACTTCTTCGTCGAGGTTGTCAGAttcaaggagctgctgctggttgcTCTGCAACTGACGGGAGGCTCGCCGGCAAGATGCTCGGAGATTTTGACGCTCAGGTTGATGAACTCGACGTGGGAAAAGAGAAACGTTGAATTCGGcttgggaggaggagcgtTGGCGTATCGGTACAAGAAGCAGGGGGCTGGCGTCCTAAAGACTGTGCATCGATTCCTGCCTCAAAAGGTAGCTCGTTCCTTGTTGGTCTATATTGCCGTGATTCATCCGTTTATCATGTGCATGAACCAGCTGCTGTACAACAGAAGTCGCCCTGTCGGGGAACGAGCACTTCTTCAAAGCAGGTATCTGTTCCAATCGCAGTATCGGCAGCGCGTTCTCGACGAGctcgacgacgacgacgacgaccCGCCTGAAACTTCGGATACTCACGAGCAGGAATGCGACGCGGTGATTTTTGATGATATGTGGACTTTGGACCGAGTCCGAACTGTGCTAAATGTGACGATGACAAAATACTTTGGCACCAAAGCCGGTGTCATGAACGTGTCGTCTTGGCGAAATTGTCAGGCTCTGATTACCCAGAAACGAATTGTTTGCCAGCCAGACAACGACGGAATTGACTTCCATGTTGGAGCTGATTTCCATGCCCTGCAATTTGGACACGGG
- a CDS encoding uncharacterized protein (Compare to YALI0A03421g, highly similar to uniprot|Q6CFK4 Yarrowia lipolytica YALI0B06160g) encodes MINPFTLLTIATSALAAPIVCEEPPNDSDTPKYALSMFPGPGVIGMKPLQIRGNNVVYGLTQGFSYFYADSVGNAMVNVLSEGQEPRQLFANVETGKLEVLDHPAPPLEGNSGGWGFNGDGSVVSFSSYGTTQFYSCTSKDDPLHGGQEVYVFNGGYACDKPIKFTIGAAKI; translated from the coding sequence ATGATCAACCCCTTCACTCTCCTCACTATTGCCACCTCCGCTCTGGCCGCCCCCATTGTCTGCGAAGAACCCCCAAACGACTCTGATACCCCTAAGTATGCTCTCAGCATGTTCCCCGGCCCTGGTGTCATCGGAATGAAGCCTCTCCAGATCCGAGGCAACAACGTGGTCTACGGTCTCACCCAGGGCTTTTCCTACTTCTATGCCGACTCGGTTGGAAACGCCATGGTTAACGTCCTCTCCGAAGGCCAGGAGCCCCGTCAGCTGTTCGCCAACGTCGAGACCGGCAAGCTCGAGGTTCTGGACCACCCCGCTCCGCCTCTTGAGGGCAACAGCGGAGGCTGGGGCTTCAACGGCGACGGCTCCGTCGTGTCTTTCTCGTCCTACGGCACCACCCAGTTCTACTCCTGCACGTCCAAGGACGACCCTCTTCACGGCGGCCAGGAGGTTTATGTCTTCAACGGAGGCTACGCCTGCGACAAGCCCATCAAGTTCACCATTGGAGCTGCAAAGATTTAA
- a CDS encoding uncharacterized protein (Compare to YALI0A03443g, similar to Saccharomyces cerevisiae MVP1 (YMR004W); ancestral locus Anc_6.38, weakly similar to uniprot|P40959 Saccharomyces cerevisiae YMR004w MVP1 required for vacuolar protein sorting), whose amino-acid sequence MSLFSAATTAVERTGYGSRYDHIFDMFHPIDGRIPAVCYKRLLETINVSGEDKDRLATLAGSILEGGDGSGGILTSSFTRESWRAALLLANVAQDGLPFDDPSQLVNVDTLTPMDFSEEGERSSINFSASTTGRSQTPLFGDDLDDHSIQSSRSESIIHNNGHSRGHSALDWNPEEQEALQQSQLSQSQLSRSTTPPPLNPQALVPESESGVWTAPPRPDFAPNKADSVTLAIVPEREGMFLFRHVNYSISSVSGTDRITVIRRYSDFSWLQDYLLKKYCFRQVPLLPPKRLAVNGHYLSSDNYFLERRRRGLTRFINQVLRHPVLGQDEAVRTFVTLRNDISGWKKSVFNTAREEFNGRTIDPKFVQQWDEQQATALWAGLIVELDRSHDSVVQLCVLLDRVAKRQEAQAVDSAKIAYNLGAALPPSARVLYSVADDGCVQQITRGLSRASARIETDCQLQQDEARGSQVGVLEEAKKYREALGSMRELFDRLEKYGGNNIPLLEKRIQQNQGRVTLARQRKALMSEIEKLDRAIKMDTEMIAAHKNRTWLIRECITEEIGLFQKTQLQISKLLQEFCVDKIKYAELYSDNWGGLDNDVMDLPV is encoded by the coding sequence ATGTCTCTGTTTTCGGCGGCCACTACAGCCGTGGAGCGAACGGGCTATGGCTCGCGCTACGACCACATTTTCGACATGTTCCATCCCATAGACGGCCGGATTCCCGCAGTTTGCTACAAGCGGCTTTTGGAGACCATCAACGTTTCGGGCGAAGACAAGGACCGGCTGGCGACGCTGGCAGGATCGATTCTGGAGGGCGGCGACGGCAGCGGAGGCATTCTCACATCGTCCTTCACTCGCGAGTCGTGGCGAGCAGCCCTGTTGCTGGCCAATGTGGCGCAGGATGGCCTGCCGTTCGACGACCCATCGCAGCTCGTCAACGTGGACACTCTGACGCCAATGGACTTTTCCGAGGAGGGCGAGCGGTCTAGCATCAACTTTAGCGCCTCGACAACCGGTAGATCACAGACGCCACTGTTTGGAGATGATCTCGACGACCATAGCatccagagcagcagaagtgAGAGCATCATCCACAACAACGGACACAGCAGGGGCCACAGTGCTCTGGACTGGAACCCGGAGGAACAGGAGGCTCTACAACAGTCACAGCTGTCGCAATCGCAGCTGTCCCGCTCTACAACCCCACCTCCTCTCAACCCCCAGGCCCTGGTtcccgagtccgagtctgGAGTATGGACTGCCCCTCCACGACCCGATTTCGCACCCAACAAGGCCGACTCAGTGACACTGGCTATTGTGCCCGAACGCGAGGGCATGTTTTTGTTCCGTCACGTCAACTACTCAATCTCTTCAGTGTCGGGAACAGACCGCATCACGGTCATCCGACGGTACTCGGACTTTTCCTGGCTGCAAGACTATCTTCTGAAGAAGTACTGTTTTCGACAGGTGCCACTTTTGCCGCCCAAGCGACTGGCTGTCAACGGTCATTATCTGTCCTCCGACAACTACTTTTTGGAACGTCGACGACGAGGTCTGACTCGGTTCATTAACCAAGTTCTTCGGCACCCCGTGCTGGGCCAGGATGAGGCAGTGCGAACTTTTGTCACCCTGCGAAACGATATCAGCGGCTGGAAAAAGAGTGTGTTCAACACCGCCCGAGAAGAGTTCAACGGACGAACGATTGATCCAAAGTTTGTGCAACAGTGGGATGAGCAGCAGGCGACTGCTCTATGGGCCGGTCTCATTGTTGAGCTGGACAGATCGCACGACTCCGTGGTTCAGCTGTGTGTTCTTCTGGACCGAGTGGCTAAACGACAAGAGGCCCAGGCTGTTGACAGCGCCAAAATCGCATACAACCTTGGCGCAGCTCTTCCTCCCTCCGCCCGCGTGCTCTACTCTGTCGCCGATGACGGGTGCGTCCAGCAGATCACTCGGGGTCTCAGTCGGGCTTCGGCACGCATTGAAACCGACTGCCAGCTTCAGCAGGACGAGGCACGAGGTTCGCAGGTGGGAGTGCTTGAAGAGGCCAAAAAGTACCGGGAGGCGCTGGGCTCGATGCGGGAACTGTTTGACCGGTTGGAAAAGTACGGAGGCAACAACATCccgctgctggagaagcggatccagcagaaccagggcCGTGTGACTCTGGCCCGGCAGAGAAAGGCGCTCATGTcggagattgagaagctggacCGCGCCATCAAGATGGACACCGAGATGATTGCGGCCCACAAGAACCGAACGTGGCTGATCAGGGAGTGCATTACGGAGGAGATTGGCCTGTTCCAGAAGACGCAGTTGCAGATatccaagctgctgcaggagtTTTGCGTGGACAAGATCAAGTACGCTGAGCTGTATTCGGACAACTGGGGAGGGCTGGATAATGATGTTATGGATTTGCCAGTCTAA
- a CDS encoding uncharacterized protein (Compare to YALI0A03509g, similar to Saccharomyces cerevisiae NOP4 (YPL043W); ancestral locus Anc_8.491, similar to uniprot|P37838 Saccharomyces cerevisiae YPL043w NOP4 nucleolar protein P15) has translation MVRDTKDKVDKGKTDLFVRSIPLEVTNEELADFFSQDFPVKHAVVVTNAATKESKGFGFVSFTTEEDAAEALLKCRKQKLKGKILQIEFAKPRERKTREDRPFESSGDNNTSVEKRKPRLIVRNLPWSVREPQDLIKVFSKYGKVVDAFIPRGAGGKMSGFGFVTMSKKQHADKAVAESKGLEIDGRTVTVDFAIQKDKWLKHKDGEEVEDEEYDDDEDEVKDEVKDEDVDTEVKDEVKEEDLDLDESNADVAEGDDDDEDEIEVDEEEEEEEDDTPKVKAQSNSSTVFVRNIPYDATAESLKEHFENFGAVRYALPVIDKTTGQPRGTAFVAFESSDDCDKCVERAPAAATTSLLVADDTDPRYVFEGRILAVTQAVQRETANKLSEHNSKKRAEALGKLPKEKDRRNVFLINEGRIGENTALGMTLPKADMELRQKSYDQRKKQLNGNPSLHVSLTRLALRNLPRALNAKGLKALGRKAVVQFATEAKEGARQPLSKEEAIRSTKARTEEAAKSKHGVVRQAKVIMEQKESGELGRSRGYGFLEFRDHKAALMALRWLNAHEVSTEEVLEGYEENERKHVDLTGSSRRHLVAEFAIENAQVVKRRKETMARINMQKKRHRDDEGGADEGSSEHKRPRREGDRRDRGDRRDRGDRKDRKGDRKGKGGDKKDESRQPEKDKNLELGKLIGQKRMRKKKGGK, from the coding sequence ATGGTTCGAGACACAAAAGACAAGGTGGACAAGGGCAAGACGGATTTGTTTGTGCGGTCCATCCCTCTGGAGGTGACgaacgaggagctggcggACTTTTTCTCACAGGACTTCCCCGTGAAGCATGCCGTGGTGGTGACCAATGCTGCGACCAAGGAGTCCAAGGGGTTCGGGTTTGTGTCTTTCAcgaccgaggaggatgcTGCGGAGGCGCTGCTCAAGTGCCGAAagcagaagctcaagggcaagaTTCTTCAGATCGAGTTTGCCAAGCCTCGAGAGCGAAAGACCAGAGAGGACCGGCCGTTTGAGAGCAGTGGAGACAACAATACTTCTGtggagaagcgaaagcCGCGACTAATTGTGCGAAACCTGCCGTGGTCGGTGCGGGAGCCCCAGGATCTGATCAAGGTGTTTTCCAAGTACGGCAAGGTGGTCGATGCGTTTATTCcccgaggagctggaggcaaGATGAGTGGGTTTGGATTTGTGACCATGAGCAAAAAGCAGCATGCTGACAAGGCTGTGGCCGAAAGCAAGGGTCTTGAGATTGACGGGCGAACTGTTACCGTTGACTTTGCCATTCAGAAGGACAAGTGGCTGAAACATAAGGACGGAGAAGAGgtcgaggacgaggagtatgacgacgacgaggacgaggtcaaggacgaggtcaaggacgaggacgtGGATACTGAGGTCAAGGatgaggtcaaggaggaagatcTCGATCTGGATGAGTCCAATGCCGATGTTGCCGAGggtgacgatgatgacgaagacgagattgaggtggatgaggaggaggaagaggaggaggatgatactcccaaggtcaaggcccAATCCAACTCCTCGACCGTTTTTGTGCGAAACATTCCTTACGATGCCACAGCAGAGTCCCTCAAGGAGCACTTTGAGAACTTTGGTGCTGTTCGATACGCTCTTCCTGTCATTGACAAGACCACGGGCCAGCCCCGAGGAACTGCCTTTGTTGCGTTCGAATCATCCGACGACTGCGACAAGTGTGTTGAGCGAGCTCCTGCTGCAGCCACCACTTCTCTGCTTGTTGCTGATGATACCGACCCTCGGTACGTGTTTGAGGGCCGAATTCTGGCCGTCACTCAGGCTGTCCAGCGAGAAACCGCCAACAAGCTGTCTGAACACAATTCGAAAAAGCGAGCCGAGGCTCTGGGTAAGCTGCCCAAGGAGAAAGATCGACGAAACGTCTTCCTGATCAACGAGGGTCGAATCGGCGAGAACACTGCTCTGGGTATGACTCTGCCCAAGGCCGACATGGAGCTGCGACAAAAGTCATACGACCAGCGAAAGAAACAGCTGAACGGCAACCCCAGTCTGCACGTGTCCCTGACTCGTCTGGCTCTGCGAAACCTGCCCCGAGCTCTCAACGCGAAGGGTCTTAAGGCTCTGGGTCGAAAGGCCGTGGTGCAATTTGCCACTGAAGCCAAGGAGGGTGCTCGACAGCctctgtccaaggaggaggctatTCGGTCGACCAAGGCTCGAACCGAAGAGGCTGCCAAGTCCAAGCATGGAGTGGTCCGACAGGCAAAGGTGATTATGGAGCAGAAGGAGAGCGGAGAGCTGGGCCGATCTCGAGGATATGGTTTCCTGGAGTTCCGAGACCACAAGGCTGCTCTCATGGCGCTGCGATGGCTGAACGCTCACGAGGTGTCTACTGAGGAGGTTCTTGAGGGCTACGAGGAGAACGAGCGAAAACACGTTGATCTTACTGGTTCTTCGCGACGTCACCTGGTGGCTGAGTTTGCAATTGAGAACGCACAGGTTGTCAAGCGACGAAAGGAGACTATGGCTCGAATCAACatgcagaagaagcgacATCGGGACGACGAGGGAGGAGCGGACGAGGGTTCTTCCGAACACAAGCGACCCCGACGAGAGGGAGACCgaagagaccgaggagaccgaagagaccgaggagATCGAAAAGACCGAAAGGGTGACCGAAAGGGCAAGGGGggagacaagaaggatgagTCTCGACAGCCTGAAaaggacaagaacctgGAGCTCGGAAAGCTCATTGGACAGAAGCGAatgcgaaagaagaagggagGAAAGTAA
- a CDS encoding uncharacterized protein (Compare to YALI0A03531g, weakly similar to uniprot|P38907 Saccharomyces cerevisiae YDR254w CHL4 chromosome segregation protein, similar to Saccharomyces cerevisiae CHL4 (YDR254W); ancestral locus Anc_8.492) codes for MQVAMRWRREHNTRYTMKFNGTLRDQMVLKQTTNLRRNALNKCSHNTLYNLTQLWLGSKDCLPLVAINSQDDYLFDLDALSDDEDDAEADEGIDEVEEGVIVARGGPKYEKIMDDARKELTEGVQSRKAYMQLVGQKYWNAGLNLLQLAQLDIWGDVFERPEMLVWSYSTVKDSVGKEKVPDLSIGTIATRMSEAIYPAFRCHVHAMRHPELPVIVVRVKPYDAANDDARLKPLYLVFPYHSPHVIHLSMDHVYAQTVLHAVTQSVTTVADPISLVRSSALPTRSFNTLVTTLSDNRKAASMGSWSVFATGEVDQSPLAMVKKPPAKVANSKANRIAAKFTSKKITEPLQYRSENPQSMVEFRITRNSRKVTLRMEGTDVYAGVYRMAMRGDINDRKMPAWMTGEESSTSGAVNDGAYKADK; via the coding sequence ATGCAGGTCGCGATGCGATGGAGACGCGAACACAACACAAGATACACCATGAAGTTCAATGGCACGTTAAGGGACCAGATGGTCCTGAAGCAGACCACGAATTTGCGACGAAACGCGCTCAACAAGTGTTCTCACAACACGCTGTACAACCTGACTCAGCTGTGGCTGGGGTCTAAAGACTGTCTGCCGCTGGTGGCCATCAACTCTCAGGACGACTATTTATTCGACTTGGACGCGCTCtcagacgacgaggacgacgcTGAGGCCGATGAGGGGATTGATGAAGTGGAGGAAGGCGTTATTGTGGCTCGAGGTGGTCCCAAGTACGAAAAGATCATGGACGATGCTCGTAAAGAACTGACTGAAGGAGTGCAGTCTCGAAAGGCATACATGCAGCTCGTGGGACAAAAGTACTGGAATGCCGGTCTCAATCTACTGCAACTGGCCCAACTGGACATTTGGGGAGACGTTTTTGAACGTCCAGAAATGCTGGTTtggagctacagtacagtgaAAGATTCTGTCGGTAAAGAGAAGGTACCTGATTTGAGCATTGGCACCATTGCCACGCGAATGAGTGAGGCAATCTATCCTGCCTTTAGATGCCACGTGCACGCCATGCGTCATCCTGAGCTGCCTGTCATTGTGGTTCGTGTCAAACCATATGACGCTGCCAATGACGATGCTCGTTTGAAGCCCCTGTACCTGGTGTTTCCCTACCATTCGCCTCACGTGATTCATCTGAGCATGGATCACGTCTACGCCCAAACAGTTTTGCATGCTGTCACTCAGAGTGTCACTACTGTGGCTGACCCTATCTCCTTGGTCCGTTCCAGCGCTCTCCCCACTCGTTCTTTCAATACCCTGGTGACTACTCTTTCGGACAACCGAAAAGCCGCATCCATGGGCTCCTGGTCCGTCTTTGCTACCGGAGAAGTCGACCAGTCGCCTCTGGCCATGGTCAAAAAGCCGCCTGCCAAAGTGGCCAACTCCAAGGCCAACAGAATTGCGGCGAAATTCACCTCAAAAAAGATCACCGAGCCTCTGCAGTACAGATCGGAGAATCCTCAAAGCATGGTGGAGTTTAGAATTACCCGGAACTCGCGGAAAGTGACGCTACGGATGGAGGGTACGGATGTGTACGCTGGTGTGTACAGAATGGCCATGAGGGGGGACATTAATGATAGAAAGATGCCTGCTTGGATGACTGGAGAGGAGAGCAGTACTAGTGGAGCGGTGAATGATGGGGCTTACAAGGCCGATAAGTAG
- a CDS encoding uncharacterized protein (Compare to YALI0A03553g, similar to Saccharomyces cerevisiae VPS16 (YPL045W); ancestral locus Anc_8.493, similar to uniprot|Q9UT38 Schizosaccharomyces pombe Vacuolar protein sorting-associated protein), which produces MASNPALKWEQLAGKFYSTHEYDYELERDGREIDFDSSVVALAPGGGAVAVTDDEHKLVAMGNAARQMSIGVFSGSGNLIRRLPWDMGRIRGLGWTTEGEKLVVVSDQGSVRVYYDFHGNFNQFSLGLDAETAGVKETKFWNSGFVCLLNNGQFIGVLRAHSESPVPRKLAEPVTEKIHSWCIIPPEVSMSRGVEVVASTEQGLMTLDSLDSSTKKFDKKAEVQPVFNGLTVSPSGHHMALVGNTHVTMGDVSLDRIYGKYELEENVDQPIRTLCWLGEDAVAISFGDEVSLVGRENGSQLTLYYNGDGAVEIRGEDDGSIRIMGNNSHHLFSRVCDAALSIFRIGSVAPAAILLDCVTHLDKQSPRAWENLEIIGPDLQTAVDNCILAAGNEDSPSLQKRLLRAAAFGKSALDIYNSERFVQVCDDLRVLNSVRQSEVGLCLSYQQYKLLGPKKLIQRLLLRNLHQLCFNIAGVLKYPVSAIEVNWACSKIFHSPESTDEELYKAIMNRLKDRRGVSFCEIARQAAQDGRVRLATQLTEQEKDAYKQVPLLMELGDDRLALEKAVECRSYDLITLVQLHLQDTLSMAQLYKLIREFPIASHVYENNAKVNSKEALEQYYYQSDRQTDSANCVYLNALGQNLNSEKLEGFRKAASMYSEHGSVGDAAIIEEQSKLLKLQEQLERDYECNFLGLSVTDTIHNLLVMGQASKALKIKTDFKISERKWTWLKLNAYVERRDWTGLMEFATSRRSPIGYVPFYDACMAAGSKRNAAEYITMTALDADVDERVQMALKADDVSKAAKEAFGGKRGDLLEELESKASGATVEEIQGMIEELRLAQK; this is translated from the exons ATGGCATCTAATCCGGCATTGA AATGGGAGCAACTGGCGGGCAAGTTCTACTCCACCCACGAGTACGACTATGAGCTGGAACGAGACGGACGGGAAATCGACTTTGATTCGTCGGTGGTGGCTCTGGcacctggaggaggagcggTGGCGGtcaccgacgacgagcaCAAGCTCGTGGCCATGGGAAACGCAGCTCGTCAAATGTCGATAGGTGTGTTTTCGGGCTCGGGAAACCTGATTCGACGTCTGCCATGGGACATGGGGCGTATCCGAGGCCTAGGATGGACCACTGAGGgggagaagctggtggtCGTGAGCGACCAGGGCTCGGTGCGGGTCTACTACGACTTCCATGGCAACTTCAACCAGTTCAGTCTCGGTCTGGACGCTGAGACCGCTGGAGTCAAGGAAACCAAGTTTTGGAACAGCGGTTTTGTGTGTCTGCTCAACAATGGCCAATTTATTGGCGTACTCAGAGCCCATTCCGAGTCTCCAGTACCCCGCAAACTAGCCGAGCCCGTGACGGAAAAAATCCACTCGTGGTGCATCATCCCCCCAGAAGTCAGCATGAGCCGAGgagtggaggtggtggcgtCAACAGAACAGGGACTGATGACTCTGGACTCGCTGGACTCCAGCACAAAGAAGTTTGACAAAAAGGCTGAGGTCCAGCCGGTGTTCAATGGCCTGACTGTCTCTCCCAGCGGCCACCATATGGCTCTGGTAGGAAACACTCACGTAACAATGGGAGACGTTTCACTGGACAGAATCTACGGCAAGTACGAGCTCGAGGAAAATGTGGACCAGCCGATCAGAACACTATGTTGGCTGGGAGAGGACGCTGTCGCTATTTCCTTTGGCGACGAAGTATCTCTGGTTGGCCGGGAGAACGGCTCTCAGCTCACCCTGTATTACAACGGGGACGGAGCGGTGGAGAtccgaggagaagacgatgGCAGCATCCGAATTATGGGAAACAACTCGCATCACTTGTTTTCCCGAGTCTGCGACGCTGCATTATCCATCTTTCGAATTGGATCGGTAGCCCCAGCAGCCATTCTTCTCGACTGTGTGACCCACCTCGATAAGCAGTCTCCTAGAGCTTGGGAGAACCTGGAAATCATTGGCCCAGATCTCCAAACAGCCGTCGACAACTGTATtcttgctgctggaaaTGAAGATTCTCCAAGTTTGCAGAAACGGTTGCTTCGGGCGGCTGCCTTTGGAAAGTCAGCTCTGGACATTTACAACAGCGAGAGATTCGTGCAGGTGTGCGATGATCTACGTGTTCTTAACTCTGTGCGGCAGTCGGAGGTTGGTCTTTGTCTCAGCTACCAACAGTACAAACTGCTGGGTCCCAAGAAACTCATTCAGCGACTGCTTCTACGAAACCTGCACCAGTTGTGTTTCAACATTGCTGGTGTGCTAAAGTACCCTGTTTCAGCCATCGAGGTTAACTGGGCCTGTTCAAAGATCTTTCACTCTCCCGAGTCCACCGACGAAGAGCTCTACAAAGCGATCATGAACCGGCTTAAGGACCGCCGAGGCGTTTCATTCTGCGAAATTGCGCGCCAGGCAGCTCAAGACGGACGAGTACGACTAGCCACCCAACTTACTGAGCAGGAAAAAGATGCGTACAAGCAGGTTCCCTTATTGATGGAACTGGGAGACGACCGACTTGCCCTAGAAAAGGCTGTGGAATGCCGATCTTACGATCTCATCACTCTGGTCCAGCTGCATTTACAAGATACTCTGTCTATGGCACAGCTCTACAAGCTTATTCGGGAGTTTCCCATTGCGTCGCATGTGTACGAAAACAATGCCAAGGTCAACAGCAAGGAGGCTCTCGAGCAGTACTATTACCAGTCTGATCGACAGACCGACTCGGCCAATTGTGTCTATCTCAACGCCCTAGGCCAGAACCTCAACTCCGAGAAACTCGAGGGCTTCAGAAAGGCtgcaagtatgtactccGAGCATGGCTCAGTGGGCGACGCTGCGATCATCGAGGAGCAGTCCAAACTACTGAAGCTGCAGGAACAGCTAGAACGTGACTACGAGTGTAACTTCCTGGGTCTCTCAGTCACAGACACGATTCACAACTTGCTGGTGATGGGCCAGGCGTCTAAGGCTCTCAAAATCAAAACCGACTTCAAGATTTCCGAGCGTAAGTGGACATGGCTCAAGCTGAATGCATACGTTGAGCGTCGTGATTGGACCGGGTTGATGGAATTTGCCACTTCTCGACGGTCTCCTATTGGCTATGTACCCTTCTACGATGCCTGTATGGCAGCTGGTTCCAAGCGAAACGCCGCCGAATACATCACTATGACTGCTCTAGATGCTGACGTTGACGAGCGAGTGCAAATGGCTCTTAAGGCCGACGATGTGAGCAAGGCCGCTAAGGAGGCGTTTGGAGGCAAGCGAGGAgatcttctggaggaaCTCGAGTCCAAGGCCTCGGGTGCCACCGTTGAAGAGATTCAGGGTATGATTGAGGAGCTGCGACTTGCTCAGAAGTAA